Proteins found in one Rhodobacteraceae bacterium D3-12 genomic segment:
- the hppD gene encoding 4-hydroxyphenylpyruvate dioxygenase, translating into MGPFPHDAPRATISEENPAGTDGFEFVEFAHPEPEKLRQAFSNMGFAHVANHKTRQIELWQQGDVSYLINMEPNSHAAAFIEEHGPCAPAMGWRVVDAKHAHDHAVKMGARSYEGDGKSMDVPAIYGIGDSLIYFIEDYFDTSAYNAEFEWLSNAHPDGVGFYYLDHLTHNVFKGNMDKWFGFYGNLFNFKEIRFFDIQGKFTGLFSRALTSPCGKIRIPINEDRGETGQIVAYLKKYNGEGIQHIAVGSENLYDSTDAIAERGVKFMPGPPKAYYDMSFERVKDHEEPVERMMKHGILIDGEGVLGGGETRILLQIFSKTVIGPIFFEFIQRKGDDGFGEGNFKALFESIEQEQIDNGEIEAAE; encoded by the coding sequence ATGGGACCGTTCCCACATGATGCCCCCCGCGCGACGATTTCCGAGGAAAACCCCGCCGGAACCGACGGGTTCGAGTTTGTCGAATTCGCCCACCCGGAGCCAGAGAAGCTGAGACAGGCGTTCTCGAACATGGGGTTCGCCCATGTTGCCAACCACAAGACCCGCCAGATCGAGCTTTGGCAGCAAGGTGACGTCAGCTATTTGATCAACATGGAGCCCAACAGCCATGCGGCGGCGTTTATCGAAGAACACGGCCCCTGTGCCCCGGCGATGGGCTGGCGGGTGGTCGACGCCAAACATGCGCATGACCATGCGGTAAAGATGGGCGCGCGCTCCTATGAGGGCGACGGCAAGAGCATGGATGTGCCGGCGATTTACGGCATCGGTGACAGCCTGATCTATTTCATCGAAGATTACTTTGACACCTCGGCCTATAACGCCGAGTTCGAATGGCTGAGCAATGCGCACCCTGATGGGGTTGGGTTCTATTACCTCGACCATCTGACGCATAATGTGTTCAAGGGGAACATGGACAAGTGGTTCGGGTTTTACGGCAACCTGTTCAACTTTAAAGAAATCCGTTTCTTTGACATTCAGGGCAAGTTTACCGGGCTGTTCAGCCGCGCGCTGACCTCGCCCTGTGGCAAGATCCGTATTCCGATCAACGAAGATCGCGGCGAGACCGGGCAGATCGTGGCTTATCTCAAGAAATACAACGGCGAGGGGATCCAGCACATCGCGGTCGGGTCCGAGAACCTGTATGACAGCACCGATGCGATTGCCGAGCGTGGCGTCAAGTTTATGCCGGGGCCGCCGAAGGCTTATTACGACATGTCGTTCGAGCGGGTGAAGGACCACGAAGAGCCGGTCGAGCGGATGATGAAGCACGGTATCCTGATCGACGGTGAGGGTGTGCTGGGCGGCGGGGAAACCCGCATCTTGCTGCAAATCTTCTCGAAAACCGTGATCGGGCCGATCTTTTTCGAATTCATCCAGCGCAAAGGCGATGACGGGTTCGGTGAGGGCAACTTTAAGGCGCTGTTTGAATCGATCGAACAGGAGCAGATCGACAATGGCGAGATTGAAGCGGCTGAATAA